CGGGAAGATCGGCGAAAGCGAACCGCCCTTCGATCTCGAAGAAGACGATCCCGCGCGTCCTGCCGGGCGTCCGTCCCACCCGGGCAAGCCGAGCGTTCCCCACCAGGGCGTTCAGCAGCGATGATTTCCCCACGTTGGACCGGCCCGCAAAAGCCGCCTGGGGGAGCGGGATTTTCGGCCATCCCTCGCCTGTCGGATCGAACATGAGGAAACGGGGCGGGACGGCCACGGGCTCTCCCCTTTACTTTTTGAGAACCGCCTGGACGGCCTTTTCGAGCGTTTCCTCCGCGACACGGCCCATCCCGGCAAAAGTGACCTTCCCCCCCCTGTCCACGAGAAACAGGGTGGGTATCTCCGTCACCCGGTACGCATCGGCGACCTTGAACATCCGCTTTTCGTCCCCCTCGTCGAGAAGAACCCGGAAGGTGTACCCCTCCTGCTTCGCGAATCCCGCGACCGTCGCCTTGAGGGGCTCCCCGTCCAGGGAAACCGCCGCCACGTCGACGTCGCCACCGTACTTATTCTGGATCTTCTGCAGGACCGGAAGATTGGCGCGGCACGGATCGCAAAAAACGGAAAAAAAGACGAGGAGAAGCGGCTTTTTCCCCCCCTCCTCGCCGAAGGAAAATTTTGTCCCGAGCATGTCCGGGAGGCGGAACGCAGGCGCGCCGGCCCCGGGGCCCAGCGACGGGATTTTCTCCGGGGCGCTTTCCGGCGCCCGGTCCGGTGCCTGCTCTTTCCCATGGGCCAGGGTCAGCCCGCATGCCAGGAGGAGAACCCCCGCCGCAACGGGGAGAGCCTTCCGGATCCCGCGCCTCATCGGGCTTCCCTACACGTCGCCCAGCACCTTCTCGTTCACCGTGATCTTCGCCTTCTTCTTCTGTTCCTCGAGGTAGGCATTCATCGCGGATTTGCGCTTCTCGTTCTGGAGGAAGCCCCGAAGCTGTTCCTTGATCATCATGAAGGGGACCTTTTTCCCGTGCTGGACGAACATCTCGGGGTGCTCCTTGAAGTAGGCCTCGACCTCCTTGTCGGTCGCCATGGCCTCCTTCTCGAGAACCTTCGCCGCCAGCAGATCGATGAGGATCGACCTCTCGATATCCGCGCGGCTGGTTTTGATCCACTCGGTCCCCTCGATCCCCTGCTTCTTCGCGTAGGCGGCGAGCGACCTGCCGGTCATTTCCCGGGTGAGGACCCGGTTGATCGCCACGGGGTTGCGGACGATG
This genomic window from Candidatus Deferrimicrobiaceae bacterium contains:
- a CDS encoding TlpA disulfide reductase family protein; protein product: MRRGIRKALPVAAGVLLLACGLTLAHGKEQAPDRAPESAPEKIPSLGPGAGAPAFRLPDMLGTKFSFGEEGGKKPLLLVFFSVFCDPCRANLPVLQKIQNKYGGDVDVAAVSLDGEPLKATVAGFAKQEGYTFRVLLDEGDEKRMFKVADAYRVTEIPTLFLVDRGGKVTFAGMGRVAEETLEKAVQAVLKK